Proteins co-encoded in one Brassica oleracea var. oleracea cultivar TO1000 chromosome C4, BOL, whole genome shotgun sequence genomic window:
- the LOC106338602 gene encoding uncharacterized protein LOC106338602, whose product MDTTSSTVSTTTGALTSSTTGSNVSTHMCLMTSSTPETPYILHHSDNPGSLITPVILKGDNYSEWATEFWNSLQTWNSLQTKQKIDFIDGSIPKPLTNPNLAQWTSANSIIVGWIRTLIDPTESLKLRFSVTNGVRKHLLQDDITNCKQNGDTVLQYYGRLSKLWEELQNFQVTQPCTCAASTAIAKEK is encoded by the exons ATGGATACTACTAGTTCTACTGTTTCTACAACTACTGGAGCGCTTACGTCTTCTACAACGGGTTCTAATGTTTCTACTCATATGTGTCTCATGACGTCTTCTACTCCTGAAACTCCATACATACTACATCACTCCGACAATCCAGGTTCCTTAATCACACCGGTGATCCTCAAAGGAGACAACTATTCTGAATGGGCAACCGAGTTTTGGAATTCTCTTCAAACCTGGAATTCTCTTCAAACCAAACAAAAGATTGATTTCATTGATGGTTCTATCCCAAAACCATTGACGAATCCTAATCTTGCTCAGTGGACTTCAGCTAATTCTATCATCGTTGGTTGGATACGAACTTTGATCGACCCTACG GAATCTCTTAAGCTACGTTTCTCTGTTACTAACGGGGTTCGTAAGCATCTTCTACAAGATGATATCACAAATTGCAAACAAAACGGGGATACAGTCTTGCAATATTATGGTCGTCTATCTAAGTTATGGGAGGAGTTACAAAACTTCCAGGTTACTCAGCCATGTACATGCGCTGCGTCTACTGCTATCGCGAAGGAAAAATAG